atgcaagatgactagtagttctgtttcttgaattatgtggacatggcaatgtcataatcatttgcatagatacttactttgggaagactagtatcggacagacctatgaaactttactgtaagagataaaaatctgtcataagtaaatttcattaaattattagacactaaatcctcaatacctgagtgatttgagattacttgtttgagaaatggtttctttgacgttgaccaaccgtcgcaccgtaaaaggaggctataaaggcaacgctcaggtaatcacctatcaaacgaagtctaatctcaagatcgcaagattgggattgtcctcccataaatcgggatgagatgcttaaaagttgtacaaggccagtcggagagctagaaactgtgaaatgcatggccgtgctcggatgaatcataggctatgattatctgtttatttgatcagttgaactctgaaaccgaggaacaactctggacataataaggatgacaactcttaccttatgttcaagagcaagcatcgagtgacaaaggaattaggaaatgcacacttgtccctaagaacaagtgggagactgaaggaaataatgcccttggtccaagtatgcattctatgttaagtctaataagtgcggttcagtattaattgacaagttaataattcagtgagatcaagtgagctgaatgcctagctagaggccgcttcagttcaaatggaattaatgatattaatccacagcttactcttgactgaacccgtagggtcacacaaatagtgcgtaaacggatcaagtatttaatggcattaaatactccatctatggatattcggaatcgacggatcttggtttcagtgggagctgagatcgtcacaagcaagaaatgaatactccggaaacgatgatattgccggaaacggaaatatggatcgtatcggaaatataaatattatccaagtcgtagatgttgccggaaacggaaacatggtacgtatcggaaaatattatcggaaatggaaatattgtcggaatcggaaatattgccggaaacggaaatattgtcagaatcggaaatattatcggaatcggaaaaagttccggaaacggaaatattaaatatttgttcgaaacaaaaattaattccggaatcggaaatattaaatattgttcgtatcggaaatgacttccggaaccgggaatttaatcggaagcgtatcgtacgaataagcatcggacgagacctgccggacgaaggcccagcacgaagccaggccatcgcccagcaagccaagcgcgccacacaaacagccaaggccacgccaggcccagcgcaaggccaggcccagcaggccgtggcagcgcgcacagcgcgcgcagcaatgggctgcgagctgtgctgctgctcgcgtgggcttgcggctcgcgtgggccgagcagccgtgtgggctgtgcgcgggcatggcctgcacgctcgtaggtcatgctcgtgtagagtttgtgttcacatacgaaacctaaattgtaataggatttgtttgatgattaaattcctaatcctaaaaggataaatattaattaattagagtcctactaggattctagtttaactaattagtatcctaataggattccagttccttttccatacctctataaataagggcctagggtcattatttgcaggacgattgaagtattcaaagggtaagtttttgaaataaaattagccatacacttgcaaacactagccgaaaatcctagcaaccttaagggcgattctagttggtccaacttgaggcggatccggacgtactgtggactatctacggagggacgacatttggagtcctaaagacttgttcttgttcggttcgggcgcagctagggaaggcacgctacaacatgtatgcatcaattctacgctaaatgattatgtgaatataatatgctttcctggctttatggtttttccgcatgatttatgaattgtcatatgtatcataacctaacatggtgAACATTCTGTCCCAATTTATGCAAGCACCGAAAGAGGAGCATTGGGAAGCAACGTTGAGATTTGTTaggtacttgaaaaagtgtcTAGGACAAGGTATTCTGTTGAGGACTGATAGTGCACTAAGACTGGAAGGATGGTGTGACTTAGATTGGGCTAGTTACCCGTTAACTCATCATTCGTTGACTGGATGGTTTGTATTACTTAGTCTTTCTCCTGTGTCTTGGAAGACTAAGAAGCAACACGTTCCTCGGCCGAAGCAGAGTATCGTTTGATAGCAGCTTTGACATTTGAGTTGAAATGTCTAAACAACTACTGCGAGATTTGGGAGTAGCACACGATAGGAAATGAGTGTGCTTTGTGATAGTCAGTCAGTACTTCACATTGCGCAGAATCCGGTATTTCATGAGCAGACAAAACTTATTGAGGCAGACTGTCACTTCGTTTGGGATCCGATCAAAGAGGGTATAATTAACCCTTCGTATGTGTCGACAAAGGTGCAATTAGCGGATATTTCACCAAAGCATTAGGGAAGGcacaatttgagttttttcttggcaagatgggcattcgagatcttcatactccaccttgagggggatGTTAAGATAGAACTATGGAAATAATTCTATTATATGGTATATACTAGTATTAGAGTTTCAATAGTATACGATTTCCTAAATACATGTTGGTATAGGTTTAGGAAACATATTGTACTATAAGTATTGGAAGCAGTTAATGAGAATACATGAGTTGAGATTATTTCACAATATCTATCAGTTTGCTGCAAAGAAACTTGATCTGGATAACACCATAAACACATCAAGCAAATTGATCCTTTACATTATTTGCCGCAAGTTACATATATATTATGTTTGACTTAGGAGTAGAAGCTGTAAGAAGAGGAGTCCATAACGATGTTTTGAAGCCCTTCGACTGTTGACGCCAGCATGATGAACACCCCAATATACATGACTGCAAATTAAACACATATATGAAATGCATGTTAATAAAAAGACTTAGTTCATCCAATGATCAACTAAAATATTGTGGAAATGAATACCCAATTGATGAGCCAAGAAACACTAAATCTCTTTGGTTTCTTGATGATGAGCCAAATGACACTAAGAAGCTGCAAAGATAGATGCCTCAGCAAATTTAAAGctctgttttattttttaaaataaataatgttGCAGGGTGGATAGAGAAGAAGGCTTGGTATGAAGAGCTTACAAAGTATGACGTTGGAGCAAAGCCGAATCCACCAAAGAAACCGAGAAGATCTCCAAAGAAAGGGAAGGTGACTCCAATAAATAGTGTAAATGTTGCAATGCAATTGTGGCCATTAGGGTCATGAATGAAAAATCCAGCATCTAGAGATAAGATGTAAAGATTAAATAAATTTCCAACGTAGATTGTTAGAGTAATGAGTCGAAGAGCAACTCCAGGTGGGAAATTTAGTCTCTTAATCATCAATCTCTCAAGCAAATCAAAGATGGGCATTGCATACACCTACAAACATTAATCTAAACTTTACCAAGTCAAAACTTAGTAGCTTTTATGTGGACATATTACctaaaaaagaaaatgataaCCTGATAGATGCCAATAACATGGATGACGACCATGAGGTTGGCAGAGGCGATAAGCCAAGGAGGCCTCTCGAGTCCTACTAGCAAATTATCATCTACATCTTGGCCAAATGCCCAGTAACCTATAAATGCTACTGGAAAATAGCAAATTGCATTGATGAAATAAGCACCTAAGGCGCCTTTCCACATTGGTATTTTTGATGGTTTCTCAGGACTGGATGGTATAGTGGCCTGAATTTCAAGTGCAACTGCATGCCCTGCATAAGCAAATGAGATATGACCAAGTGCATTGAAGACTCCAAACATGAAATCAATGTTTCTTGTGTGTTTGTAACCGTAGTTCACATTCTTAATACGACCTTTGGCCAAACAGCCTACCCAGGCTATGGTTGAGTAGCTGCAACATTCACTTTCAAGATCAATGAAATACGTTTATCAATATTAATAAATTGACATTCTATTATGTAATTATGTGTAATTACCTGAGTGACATAACAACAGCTGCTAAAGAAACCCAAGAAACAGAATTAAAGTTAGGGAGTTGAGAAAGGAAGAAATGGAGTGAACCAAAAATGATGATCCAATAAGACTGCTTAAGCCTAACACAGTTGGTGCATGCTATCTCCATGAACTTCTTAAGGCACTTCCCTCCAGTGACCATGTACACAATGTCACGTCCCACCTGAACAATTTGCTATTGACGGAGCACCACCCAAGCCCCGAGTCTAGGCCCAAACGCGTATTTACCAAGGTCATAGTACCGGTCAAACCGCGTCCCCGGAACACATTCATGCACCTCTATCATTTTCCACATTGTATTCAAAGTCATACACCATGATACTATCATAACCACTGTCCCTGGTCCCCTGTAATATACTAACATCAATCTATTCTCGTATTAACATTTACTTCCCGAGTTCCCAATTCAAGAATATGGAATACGtggcttttcaaaatattaagtcTTTAAACTGATAAACTCACCGGGCCTAACGCAAGTCCGTACATGAGAAGAGACTAACCACATATAAGTCTGACGGGGTTCTATCCTAAAAGGCTAAAACCAATTGGTGATAGGTGGAATAGCCTACCAATCTTATATGTTAGTCAATTTCTCTCTATTTCTTCCACGTGGGACAATTAGTGTTAACTCACATGTGGGTTAATCTTGTCAACAAAAACACATGCAGTAATATAGCTAGGGGTACTTATTCACCCATCTAATGGTTATTGGTTGAACAATTTAGAACCGCTACCTCCCAATTTCTAGAGAAATATGTTTGAATATGTTTTTGCTAACTAAACAACATTTGCACTTCGAAGTAGTTATTGTGTCAATTGAACAGCAAATCATTCCTAGTACAATTTGAAAAGTGTCCAATACACTCTCTCAATCTAACTTTACCTGTCCTATTTGTCGAGTCTGGATCctttagagttttaataaaactctacagGGTAGTattgtatctaaaccatacattttaaaatcaatggctcatattgatGAGTAAAAATAGGGGgaattttggaaagataatatatgaactattaatttttcattcaatggttgatatgctcaaactctaccttgtagatttattttagaactctagaggatccaaaatCCCATTTATCTGATTTTGTGAGAGATTCTTGGATTAAATAAAGCACGTAAAATTAGACCGACTAGACGTTTAGGGATGCTATTTGTTTTCTAAGCGgtgataaaataaaatacaccgtatatagaatattaaagatgaattttccattttaaatcattttttttgtttattttaacaAGGATCGTAAATTAATTTTCTAAAGATGGAATATGGATGGAAATCATTTAtattggaaagaaagggaaaccATTTTCCTCCTTGGTTCCTTCTTCTCTCTTCCCATTAACCATCACTCAACTACTCCCCTGTTCCTTTTTCCAGTGTCTTTTTTCTAACATTTAAGGAATCAAATAGAGGAAATTTAGTTCGTAATTGTATTTTTCATAATaatattttccatgaaaaatcaTTTTCGTTGAATACATTTTCGACGAAACCAAACGGAGCCGTACTGAAACTAGATGGTAAACAAAAACAGAGTTAAGAAGCAAAGACATACCATCCCAAATAAGCCATGGCATAAGGGAGGCTTAGAATACCGGCACCGACCATGACGGTGGCAATATGCAGGGGCGGACCTATGTGGACCCCATAGGGTTCATAGGGACCcccatttttttggaaaaaaatcagaaaatataaTGGCTAGAATGATTATTCTATATTAGTGGTCCCAAtattggagagagaaagtaatgagACAAAAAGCTGGAGTAAATACGAAGTACATCAAATATGGATGACTATAAAGTATGGGAAAATGGGAATGCAAAAGAGTAAATAAAGGGATCTCACTGTCTCACAGCCTTGAATTGTCACTGTTTGTCAGCATTAATTTACTTGAAAA
This genomic stretch from Spinacia oleracea cultivar Varoflay chromosome 3, BTI_SOV_V1, whole genome shotgun sequence harbors:
- the LOC110790650 gene encoding LOW QUALITY PROTEIN: lysine histidine transporter-like 6 (The sequence of the model RefSeq protein was modified relative to this genomic sequence to represent the inferred CDS: deleted 1 base in 1 codon; substituted 5 bases at 5 genomic stop codons), producing MVSTSAQPTEVLSEDNGPPRRAKLWYSTIHTVTVMVGAGILSLPYAMAYLGWGPGTVVMIVSWCMTLNTMWKMIEVHECVPGTRFDRYYDLGKYAFGPRLGAWVVLRQXQIVQVGRDIVYMVTGGKCLKKFMEIACTNCVRLKQSYWIIIFGSLHFFLSQLPNFNSVSWVSLAAVVMSLRXLHIITXXNVNLLILINVFHXLESECCSYSTIAWVGCLAKGRIKNVNYGYKHTRNIDFMFGVFNALGHISFAYAGHAVALEIQATIPSSPEKPSKIPMWKGALGAYFINAICYFPVAFIGYWAFGQDVDDNLLVGLERPPWLIASANLMVVIHVIGIYQVYAMPIFDLLERLMIKRLNFPPGVALRLITLTIYVGNLFNLYILSLDAGFFIHDPNGHNCIATFTLFIGVTFPFFGDLLGFFGGFGFAPTSYFLLSVIWLIIKKPKRFSVSWLINWVFIYIGVFIMLASTVEGLQNIVMDSSSYSFYS